The following are encoded together in the Zingiber officinale cultivar Zhangliang chromosome 8A, Zo_v1.1, whole genome shotgun sequence genome:
- the LOC122008186 gene encoding E3 ubiquitin-protein ligase BRE1-like 2 — MEKEETERIGSAAGGDEDAPASAIDRQQVDAAVLHYQNQRLVQQLEAQKAEMHTLEGKFKELREKQSSYNKSLMALHKMWNQLVEDLILLCIRAGGDLHSMQMLDYEDHSKDALESCSPEEVFLFRLTRLNPTEKKVENLFANVVQEALASRRSATINLMKYVLDMITSRRAKNECLVFALQGNLSSEDAVSQLQKFDESLREVVNNMHQAADVLSQKHKQITEEINICKINFSTTESEIKRISGELEESMAELEETRRKLAIMQMHMHGASTAHALIANGSSSPDKCVDRTMGLKDLKESIEEAKTLAASRLLELQEAQEDFLIVSKQLEDLQSQLKDENYVISSKQYSLINDQLQHLNAELARYKSLIESFQADRTNYLLRENELNVKADSADSIKVSIRNHEAKIAEFEIQIQNFTAEKNNLESKLEEAEQDLGRKDIKDEIHVMASALTKEMEMMESQLNRSKEAASEALALREEAESLRSLLNRKVLEHKTLSDEYAKEMVERKPLKELVENLEKEKQELQIILDMHGKEYHDTRTISEIKESEQRARVQADLLKATLAENSLELRVKAANDAEATYNQRHSVAEAEIPELRARLDAAKRDVLELQETIRIKEAEGEAYISEIETIGQAYEDMQTQNQHLLQLVADRDAYNIKLVSDSVKMKQTHSSLLSEKQTISKQLQQVNSSLEFLKTKVTNGEEQMKAHVTQAVKASTESRHININMEKNKLELIDAEKELKWLRTTVSSVEKEYERNQKKITDLRIELEKERKERKKLEEELTEVKAEVLEMSSESEEVTIQKLQDEIKECKAILKCGVCFDRPKEVVITKCFHLFCYPCIQRNLEIRHRKCPGCGTAFGQNDVREVKI; from the exons ATGGAAAAGGAAGAGACGGAGAGGATCGGCTCCGCCGCCGGAGGCGATGAAGACGCTCCCGCATCCGCCATTGACAGACAGCAG GTGGATGCTGCTGTTCTTCATTACCAGAATCAAAGGCTTGTCCAGCAGTTGGAGGCACAAAAGGCTGAAATGCACACACTAGAAGGAAAGTTTAAAGAGTTGAGGGAGAAACAAAGTTCTTACAACAAATCTTTGATGGCACTACACAAGATGTGGAATCAG CTAGTTGAGGATTTAATTCTTCTTTGTATTCGAGCTGGTGGTGACCTCCATTCCATGCAAATGCTGGACTATGAAGATCACTCCAAAG ATGCCCTTGAATCATGTTCTCCAGAGGAGGTTTTTCTTTTCAGGCTTACGAGATTAAACCCTACAGAAAAAAAAGTTGAGAACTTATTTGCTAATGTTGTTCAAGAAGCACTTGCTTCACGCCGTTCAGCCACTATCAATCTGATGAAATATGTTTTGGATATGATTACTTCACGGCGAGCCAAGAATGAATGCTTAGTTTTTGCTTTACAAGGGAATTTATCCTCGGAAG ATGCTGTTTCTCAACTTCAGAAGTTTGATGAATCCTTGCGAGAGGTTGTTAATAACATGCACCAAGCTGCTGATGTTCTCTCTCAGAAACACAAACAGATTACAGAAGAAATAAACATTTGCAAAATCAACTTTTCAACTACAGAATCTGAGATTAAACGCATTTCAG GTGAATTGGAGGAGAGCATGGCGGAGCTTGAGGAAACTCGACGCAAGTTGGCAATTATGCAAATGCATATGCATGGAGCATCTACAGCACATGCTTTAATTGCAAATGGAAGTAGTTCGCCAGATAAATGTGTAGATAGAACCATGGGATTGAAGGATTTGAAAGAGTCAATCGAGGAGGCTAAG ACATTGGCTGCTAGCCGTCTTTTGGAACTTCAGGAAGCTCAGGAAGATTTCTTGATTGTTTCAAAGCAATTGGAAGATCTTCAA AGCCAATTGAAGGATGAGAATTATGTTATCTCATCAAAACAGTACTCTCTGATAAATGATCAACTTCAGCATCTGAATGCAGAACTTGCTCGGTACAAGAGTCTGATTGAATCCTTTCAG GCTGATAGGACCAACTACTTGCTAAGAGAGAATGAATTAAATGTTAAAGCAGATTCAGCTGATTCTATTAAGGTTTCTATTAGAAATCATGAGGCAAAAATTGCAGAATTCGAGATTCAGATTCAGAATTTTACTGCCGAGAAAAATAATCTTGAAAGTAAACTTGAAGAAGCTGAGCAGGATTTAG GTAGGAAAGATATCAAGGATGAAATTCATGTCATGGCTTCCGCTTTGACTAAGGAAATGGAAATGATGGAAAGCCAGTTAAATAGGTCAAAAGAAGCAGCTTCTGAAGCACTTGCATTGCGTGAAGAAGCTGAGTCATTGAGGTCCCTGCTCAATAGGAAG GTACTTGAACACAAAACTCTGTCCGATGAATATGCAAAAGAAATGGTTGAGAGAAAACCGCTTAAAGAACTG GTTGAgaatttggaaaaagaaaaacagGAGTTGCAAATCATTTTAGATATGCATGGAAAAGAATATCATGACACTCG GACAATATCCGAAATCAAGGAATCAGAACAAAGAGCTCGTGTTCAAGCTGATCTCTTAAAAGCTACCTTAGCTGAGAACAGTCTTGAGTTACGAGTGAAAGCAGCAAATGATGCTGAGGCAACTTACAATCAAAGACATTCTGTTGCAGAAGCTGAAATACCAGAACTAAGGGCCAGATTAGATGCTGCTAAGAG AGATGTCTTAGAGCTTCAAGAGACCATAAGAATAAAAGAAGCTGAAGGCGAGGCCTATATTTCGGAAATAGAG ACAATTGGCCAAGCATATGAAGACATGCAAACACAGAACCAGCATTTGCTTCAACTAGTGGCTGATAGAGATGCCTACAATATCAAG CTAGTTTCAGATAGTGTGAAGATGAAGCAAACCCATAGTTCACTTCTTTCTGAAAAGCAAACTATATCAAAGCAACTGCAACAAGTGAACAGCTCGTTAGAGTTCTTGAAGACAAAAGTAACTAATGGTGAAGAGCAG ATGAAAGCACACGTCACACAAGCTGTTAAAGCTTCCACAGAAAGTAGGcatattaatataaatatggaaaaaaataAGTTGGAGTTGATTGATGCTGAGAAAGAGCTGAAGTGGCTTCGAACTACAGTTAGTTCCGTTGAGAAAGAATACGAACGGAACCAAAAAAAGATTACTGATTTGAGAATTGAATTAGAGAAGGAAAG aaaagagaggaaaaagctagaggaagaactCACTGAGGTGAAAGCTGAAGTCTTGGAAATGAGTTCTGAAAGTGAGGAAGTCACGATCCAAAAGCTCCAGGATGAGATCAAGGAGTGCAAGGCGATTCTCAAATGCGGTGTATGTTTCGACAGACCAAAGGAG GTTGTGATCACCAAATGCTTTCATCTATTTTGCTATCCATGCATCCAGAGGAACCTGGAAATTCGTCATCGCAAATGCCCTGGGTGTGGCACCGCATTTGGACAGAATGATGTTCGTGAGGTGAAGATATGA
- the LOC122008187 gene encoding polyadenylate-binding protein-interacting protein 4-like isoform X2 yields MNSQQGRVSTNGYNRRRGDTVTGSRMENHTQSRKSASPNFGRITTPSRDRLIYVLSLLIGRHVEVHVKNGSIISGILHATNADRDFEIVLKMAQVVKDGSVREQKSFRDSITSSRLMIVPARELVQLLAKEVSLDEFTSGLSNEKGKDLLIDSVISHSHHLETERELTPWIPEGDDPECPELENIFDGTLDRKWDQFETNAALFGVKSTFNEELYTTKLEKGPQMKELEKVASRIAREIEGQEAHDFHQAEERGFNFHDNLGLDEESRYSAVRRENNDIRFRETDNTYNSEIFSGSAGVVTSRSSPEPSSTKVSNEVQTLQNETLASSKSSSLDEDKYLHADKDSGLYPISHDSHQASDCITQSSPPLDAESRFATQLKDQSGKTENTVQESRASEGELEGLSTNGTLCSPSASSQGDLITETSDSQVLVDVSTALKPVSYRTGQDSSPNNVSSETSDRPSLSPRSCGSLSSEKSTLNPNAKEFKFNPNAKSFSPSTSERPHAEVSDGPFYYPNNVASFQHMHGLPVGMGVAPFGHQPVFYNPHAPPMQSSQAYIHPNGSMYGQQMIVGQPPQFYYVQGYPPEMPHKGRKY; encoded by the exons ATGAATTCTCAACAAGGTAGGGTATCTACTAATGGGTATAACCGCCGAAGAGGTGATACAGTTACAGGATCTAGGATGGAGAATCATACGCAATCAAGGAAGTCAGCCTCTCCTAACTTTG GAAGGATTACAACCCCATCACGTGATCGGCTAATATACGTTCTGTCCTTGCTGATTGGTCGCCATGTTGAAGTCCATGTGAAAAATGGATCTATAATTTCAGGGATCTTACACGCAACAAATGCTGATAGAGATTTTG AAATTGTTCTGAAAATGGCTCAAGTGGTTAAGGATGGCTCCGTGAGAGAGCAGAAGTCTTTTCGTGATAGTATCACATCTTCTCGGCTAATGATTGTACCAGCACGAGAACTTGTTCAACTTCTTGCAAAG GAGGTGTCACTTGATGAATTCACCAGTGGGCTCTCAAATGAGAAGGGCAAAGACCTCTTGATTGATTCAGTTATTTCTCATTCGCATCATCTAGAGACAGAAAGAGAGTTGACGCCTTGGATCCCTGAAGGCGATGATCCTGAATGTCCTGAACTGGAGAATATATTTGATGGAACACTGGATAG GAAGTGGGATCAGTTTGAAACAAATGCTGCATTGTTTGGAGTAAAGAGCACATTTAATGAGGAACTTTATACTACTAAACTCGAAAAAGGTCCTCAAATGAAAGAGCTTGAAAAAGTGGCTTCAAGAATAGCTAGAGAAATAGAGGGACAGGAAGCCCATGATTTTCATCAGGCTGAG GAAAGAGGCTTCAACTTCCATGATAATCTTGGCCTTGATGAGGAGAGTAGATATTCGGCTGTACGTAGGGAAAACAATGATATCAGATTCAGAGAAACTGATAACACCTATAATTCTGAAATTTTTTCAGGATCAGCAGGTGTTGTGACTTCTAGATCATCACCTGAACCTTCAAGCACTAAAGTCAGTAATGAAGTGCAGACGTTACAGAATGAAACTTTGGCATCATCCAAAAGTTCATCACTG GATGAGGATAAATACTTGCATGCTGATAAGGATTCAGGTCTCTATCCTATTAGTCATGATAGTCACCAAGCATCTGACTGCATTACTCAGAGTTCCCCACCCTTGGATGCTGAGAGCAG GTTTGCAACTCAGCTGAAAGATCAAAGTGGCAAGACTGAGAATACA GTTCAGGAATCTCGAGCATCTGAAG GAGAGTTGGAAGGATTATCTACAAATGGAACATTGTGTAGTCCTTCAGCTTCTAGTCAAGGAGATCTAATTACTGAAACTTCAGATTCTCAAGTCCTTGTTGATGTGTCTACTGCTCTCAAACCAGTTAGTTATAGGACAGGACAAGATAGTTCTCCAAACAATGTGTCTAGTGAGACATCAGATCGTCCTAGTTTATCCCCAAGGTCCTGCGGATCACTTTCTTCTGAAAAATCGACTCTTAACCCAAATGCTAAG GAATTCAAATTCAATCCAAATGCAAAGAGTTTTTCCCCTTCAACCTCTGAAAGGCCACATGCAGAAGTATCCGATGGGCCTTTCTATTATCCTAATAATGTAGCTTCTTTTCAGCATATGCATGGTCTACCTGTAGGAATGGGG GTTGCTCCATTTGGCCATCAGCCTGTTTTTTACAATCCTCACGCTCCACCAATGCAATCCTCCCAAGCATATATTCACCCTAATGGGTCAATG TATGGACAGCAAATGATTGTTGGACAGCCTCCACAATTTTATTATGTGCAAGGCTATCCACCT GAGATGCCACACAAAGGGAGGAAATATTAA
- the LOC122008187 gene encoding polyadenylate-binding protein-interacting protein 4-like isoform X1 — translation MNSQQGRVSTNGYNRRRGDTVTGSRMENHTQSRKSASPNFAGRITTPSRDRLIYVLSLLIGRHVEVHVKNGSIISGILHATNADRDFEIVLKMAQVVKDGSVREQKSFRDSITSSRLMIVPARELVQLLAKEVSLDEFTSGLSNEKGKDLLIDSVISHSHHLETERELTPWIPEGDDPECPELENIFDGTLDRKWDQFETNAALFGVKSTFNEELYTTKLEKGPQMKELEKVASRIAREIEGQEAHDFHQAEERGFNFHDNLGLDEESRYSAVRRENNDIRFRETDNTYNSEIFSGSAGVVTSRSSPEPSSTKVSNEVQTLQNETLASSKSSSLDEDKYLHADKDSGLYPISHDSHQASDCITQSSPPLDAESRFATQLKDQSGKTENTVQESRASEGELEGLSTNGTLCSPSASSQGDLITETSDSQVLVDVSTALKPVSYRTGQDSSPNNVSSETSDRPSLSPRSCGSLSSEKSTLNPNAKEFKFNPNAKSFSPSTSERPHAEVSDGPFYYPNNVASFQHMHGLPVGMGVAPFGHQPVFYNPHAPPMQSSQAYIHPNGSMYGQQMIVGQPPQFYYVQGYPPEMPHKGRKY, via the exons ATGAATTCTCAACAAGGTAGGGTATCTACTAATGGGTATAACCGCCGAAGAGGTGATACAGTTACAGGATCTAGGATGGAGAATCATACGCAATCAAGGAAGTCAGCCTCTCCTAACTTTG CAGGAAGGATTACAACCCCATCACGTGATCGGCTAATATACGTTCTGTCCTTGCTGATTGGTCGCCATGTTGAAGTCCATGTGAAAAATGGATCTATAATTTCAGGGATCTTACACGCAACAAATGCTGATAGAGATTTTG AAATTGTTCTGAAAATGGCTCAAGTGGTTAAGGATGGCTCCGTGAGAGAGCAGAAGTCTTTTCGTGATAGTATCACATCTTCTCGGCTAATGATTGTACCAGCACGAGAACTTGTTCAACTTCTTGCAAAG GAGGTGTCACTTGATGAATTCACCAGTGGGCTCTCAAATGAGAAGGGCAAAGACCTCTTGATTGATTCAGTTATTTCTCATTCGCATCATCTAGAGACAGAAAGAGAGTTGACGCCTTGGATCCCTGAAGGCGATGATCCTGAATGTCCTGAACTGGAGAATATATTTGATGGAACACTGGATAG GAAGTGGGATCAGTTTGAAACAAATGCTGCATTGTTTGGAGTAAAGAGCACATTTAATGAGGAACTTTATACTACTAAACTCGAAAAAGGTCCTCAAATGAAAGAGCTTGAAAAAGTGGCTTCAAGAATAGCTAGAGAAATAGAGGGACAGGAAGCCCATGATTTTCATCAGGCTGAG GAAAGAGGCTTCAACTTCCATGATAATCTTGGCCTTGATGAGGAGAGTAGATATTCGGCTGTACGTAGGGAAAACAATGATATCAGATTCAGAGAAACTGATAACACCTATAATTCTGAAATTTTTTCAGGATCAGCAGGTGTTGTGACTTCTAGATCATCACCTGAACCTTCAAGCACTAAAGTCAGTAATGAAGTGCAGACGTTACAGAATGAAACTTTGGCATCATCCAAAAGTTCATCACTG GATGAGGATAAATACTTGCATGCTGATAAGGATTCAGGTCTCTATCCTATTAGTCATGATAGTCACCAAGCATCTGACTGCATTACTCAGAGTTCCCCACCCTTGGATGCTGAGAGCAG GTTTGCAACTCAGCTGAAAGATCAAAGTGGCAAGACTGAGAATACA GTTCAGGAATCTCGAGCATCTGAAG GAGAGTTGGAAGGATTATCTACAAATGGAACATTGTGTAGTCCTTCAGCTTCTAGTCAAGGAGATCTAATTACTGAAACTTCAGATTCTCAAGTCCTTGTTGATGTGTCTACTGCTCTCAAACCAGTTAGTTATAGGACAGGACAAGATAGTTCTCCAAACAATGTGTCTAGTGAGACATCAGATCGTCCTAGTTTATCCCCAAGGTCCTGCGGATCACTTTCTTCTGAAAAATCGACTCTTAACCCAAATGCTAAG GAATTCAAATTCAATCCAAATGCAAAGAGTTTTTCCCCTTCAACCTCTGAAAGGCCACATGCAGAAGTATCCGATGGGCCTTTCTATTATCCTAATAATGTAGCTTCTTTTCAGCATATGCATGGTCTACCTGTAGGAATGGGG GTTGCTCCATTTGGCCATCAGCCTGTTTTTTACAATCCTCACGCTCCACCAATGCAATCCTCCCAAGCATATATTCACCCTAATGGGTCAATG TATGGACAGCAAATGATTGTTGGACAGCCTCCACAATTTTATTATGTGCAAGGCTATCCACCT GAGATGCCACACAAAGGGAGGAAATATTAA